Proteins found in one Coffea eugenioides isolate CCC68of chromosome 5, Ceug_1.0, whole genome shotgun sequence genomic segment:
- the LOC113771781 gene encoding leucine-rich repeat extensin-like protein 4, with product MKILVTTSNRECICLSQLKAAGNPQSSSNLNELRGLSTAMASFAFILAHAMVLLVLILSSFNSFAKHGYSSTRHHQHHRHHPTNKATINPRLQQAYVALQAWKKVIYSDPKNFTSNWIGPSVCNYTGVYCAPYPDNTKIQVVAGIDLNFADIAGFLPEELGLLSDLALIHLNSNRFCGILPQSLANLTLLFELDLSNNRFVGPFPSVVLSLPTLKFLDIRFNEFEGPLPPQLFAKKLDAVFLNNNLFTSVIPPNLGLSSASVVVFANNKFGGCLPPSIANFANTLEELLLINTSLTGCLPPEVGYLYKLRVLDVSSNKVVGPIPYSLAGLAHLELLNLAHNMFTGDVPAGVCVLPNLSNFTYSYNFFCEEEGICMNLTSRGIAFDDRRNCLLEKPLQRTKKECSAVYEHPVECFDYHCGGSGTPPAPTPLSSPPSG from the exons atgaagataCTGGTGACCACATCAAACAGAGAATGCATATGCCTATCACAGTTGAAAGCAGCAG GGAATCCCCAGAGCAGTAGCAACCTTAATGAATTGAGAGGCCTTTCTACAGCAATGGCTTCGTTTGCCTTCATTCTAGCTCACGCCATGGTTCTCTTAGTGCTGATCCTTTCATCCTTCAACAGCTTTGCTAAACATGGTTACTCATCCACCCGCCACCACCAACACCACAGACATCACCCCACGAATAAAGCCACAATAAATCCCAGACTGCAACAAGCGTATGTGGCTCTCCAAGCTTGGAAGAAAGTAATTTATTCTGACCCTAAAAACTTCACTTCAAACTGGATTGGCCCTTCAGTATGCAATTACACAGGAGTCTACTGTGCCCCTTATCCTGACAATACCAAAATACAAGTTGTTGCTGGCATTGACCTCAACTTTGCTGATATTGCTGGTTTTCTGCCTGAGGAACTAGGCCTTCTCTCAGACCTTGCATTGATTCATCTCAATAGCAACCGGTTCTGTGGCATCCTCCCTCAATCATTAGCAAACCTTACTCTACTCTTTGAGCTCGACCTCAGTAACAACAGATTTGTAGGCCCTTTCCCTTCTGTTGTACTTTCTCTTCCGACGCTGAAGTTTCTTGATATTCGCTTTAATGAGTTTGAAGGGCCGTTACCTCCTCAACTCTTTGCCAAAAAACTGGATGCAGTTTTTCTCAACAACAATCTCTTTACTTCTGTCATACCACCAAATTTAGGCTTGAGCTCAGCATCTGTTGTGGTGTTTGCGAATAACAAATTTGGAGGCTGCCTTCCTCCAAGCATAGCCAACTTTGCAAACACTTTAGAGGAATTGCTCCTGATCAATACTAGCTTAACAGGGTGCCTGCCACCTGAGGTTGGATACCTATACAAACTTAGGGTACTAGATGTGAGCTCCAACAAAGTAGTTGGTCCAATACCTTACAGCCTTGCAGGATTAGCTCACTTGGAGCTCCTCAATTTAGCTCACAACATGTTTACCGGAGACGTGCCTGCTGGAGTTTGTGTATTGCCTAATTTGTCCAATTTCACATATTCTTATAACTTCTTCTGCGAGGAGGAAGGCATTTGCATGAACTTGACATCCAGAGGCATTGCGTTTGATGACCGTCGAAACTGTTTGCTGGAAAAGCCTCTTCAGAGGACCAAGAAGGAATGCAGTGCAGTGTATGAGCATCCTGTGGAATGCTTTGACTATCACTGTGGTGGTTCTGGTACTCCTCCTGCCCCAACACCACTGTCTTCACCTCCCAGTGGCTAA